A single region of the Longimicrobium sp. genome encodes:
- a CDS encoding bifunctional oligoribonuclease/PAP phosphatase NrnA, giving the protein MQDAPVAEAHASPVVGLARLLESRRGERHVVAIQDFPDPDAISSAMAYRELAEVFGISADIVYDGQISHPENLALVNLLEIHLVRFDAEVDLERYAAAVFVDNQGTTTHLTERLKTAGVPTLAVIDHHDPQDYLDPIFSDVRPLGAAATILSEYLQSGVILKLEPTDESHVRLATALMHGLHSETDGFVRARPPEYQAAAYLSRFMDSDLLEKVLCVQKSHATLRVIEKALGGRTVRNGFSIAGVGSVRMSDRDAIPQAADFLLTEENVHTAIVYGLLAGDDGREAISGSLRTNKSTLRVDRFLKDALGEDLRGRPYGGGRSRAGGFEIDCGFLTGDEDDDEQQRLKWQLYDRRIRRKLFRAAGVEDLDYVLERASDAEEEDR; this is encoded by the coding sequence GTGCAGGATGCACCCGTCGCAGAGGCGCACGCCTCGCCCGTGGTGGGGCTGGCGCGGCTGCTGGAGTCGCGCCGCGGCGAGCGCCACGTCGTGGCCATCCAGGACTTTCCCGACCCCGACGCCATCTCGTCGGCCATGGCCTACCGCGAGCTGGCGGAGGTGTTCGGCATCTCCGCCGACATCGTGTACGACGGGCAGATCAGCCATCCCGAGAACCTGGCGCTGGTCAACCTCCTCGAGATCCACCTGGTGCGCTTCGACGCCGAGGTGGACCTGGAACGCTACGCCGCGGCCGTGTTCGTCGACAACCAGGGGACGACCACGCACCTCACCGAGCGGCTGAAGACGGCGGGGGTGCCCACGCTGGCCGTCATCGACCACCACGATCCGCAGGACTACCTCGACCCCATCTTCAGCGACGTGCGGCCGCTGGGCGCGGCGGCCACCATCCTCTCGGAGTACCTGCAGAGCGGGGTGATCCTGAAGCTGGAGCCCACCGACGAGTCGCACGTGCGGCTGGCCACGGCGCTGATGCACGGGCTGCACAGCGAGACCGACGGCTTCGTGCGCGCGCGGCCGCCCGAGTACCAAGCCGCGGCGTACCTCAGCCGCTTCATGGACAGCGACCTGCTGGAGAAGGTGCTGTGCGTGCAGAAGTCGCACGCCACGCTGCGGGTGATCGAGAAGGCGCTGGGCGGGCGCACGGTGCGCAACGGCTTCTCCATCGCCGGGGTGGGCTCGGTGCGCATGAGCGACCGCGACGCCATCCCCCAGGCCGCCGACTTCCTGCTGACCGAGGAGAACGTGCACACCGCCATCGTCTATGGTCTGCTGGCCGGCGACGACGGCCGCGAGGCCATCTCCGGCAGCCTGCGCACCAACAAGAGCACGCTCCGGGTAGACCGCTTCCTGAAGGACGCGCTGGGCGAGGACCTGCGGGGGCGGCCGTACGGCGGGGGGCGCAGCCGCGCGGGCGGGTTCGAGATCGACTGCGGGTTCCTGACGGGAGACGAGGACGACGACGAGCAGCAGCGGCTGAAGTGGCAGCTCTATGACCGCCGCATCCGCCGCAAGCTCTTCCGCGCCGCGGGGGTGGAGGACCTGGACTACGTCCTCGAGCGCGCCAGCGATGCGGAGGAGGAGGACCGGTGA